In Myxocyprinus asiaticus isolate MX2 ecotype Aquarium Trade chromosome 8, UBuf_Myxa_2, whole genome shotgun sequence, a single genomic region encodes these proteins:
- the LOC127444547 gene encoding neuronal acetylcholine receptor subunit alpha-3, whose translation MNSAGRVTMFFVFIVLVTQDCFSSKGEDRLFRRLFRRYNQFIRPVENVSDPVTVEFEVSISQLVKVDEVNQIMETNLWLRHIWNDYKLRWSPAEFDGIEFIRVPSNKIWRPDIVLYNNAVGDFLVEDKTKALLKYDGTITWVPPAIFKSSCPMDITYFPFDYQNCSMKFGSWTYDKAKIDLVLIGSKVNLKDFWESGEWEIIDAPGYKHDIKYNCCEEIYPDITYSFYIRRLPLFYTINLIIPCLLISFLTVLVFYLPSDCGEKVTLCISVLLSLTVFLLVITETIPSTSLVIPLIGEYLLFTMIFVTLSIVITVFVLNVHYRTPMTHTMPSWVRTVFLRALPRIMLMRRPLDLSESSGKGGLESGGSSGSGAGRGGEGKKIKNSGSQQGAMNSLEFGEGKAALEGKKGGCPCHPMKEAPEGDCGKASRQLSPQAINTVVAFSVVSPEIKQAIESVKYIAENMRSRNKAKEVEDDWKYVAMVIDRIFLWVFVLVCVLGTLGLFLQPLIGFLS comes from the exons ATTGTTTCTCATCTAAGGGAGAAGACAGGCTGTTTCGTCGTTTATTCAGGAGGTATAATCAGTTCATTCGGCCAGTGGAAAATGTGTCTGACCCTGTCACCGTGGAGTTTGAGGTCTCCATCTCACAGCTTGTTAAAGTG GATGAAGTCAATCAAATCATGGAGACCAATCTATGGCTAAGACAT ATATGGAATGACTACAAGCTCAGGTGGTCACCAGCAGAGTTTGATGGAATTGAGTTCATCAGAGTCCCATCAAATAAAATCTGGAGGCCAGACATTGTACTTTACAACAA TGCTGTTGGGGACTTCTTGGTGGAGGATAAAACCAAAGCTCTTTTGAAATATGATGGAACCATAACTTGGGTCCCTCCCGCAATCTTCAAATCCTCCTGTCCTATGGACATAACTTACTTTCCCTTTGACTATCAGAACTGCTCTATGAAGTTTGGTTCCTGGACCTACGACAAGGCCAAGATTGACCTGGTTCTTATCGGCTCAAAGGTCAACCTGAAAGACTTCTGGGAGAGTGGAGAATGGGAGATCATTGATGCGCCTGGTTATAAACATGACATCAAGTACAACTGCTGTGAGGAGATTTACCCAGACATAACCTACAGTTTCTACATACGCCGACTGCCCCTCTTCTACACCATCAACTTAATCATCCCCTGCCTCCTCATCTCCTTCCTGACTGTACTTGTCTTCTACCTTCCATCAGACTGTGGTGAGAAAGTGACATTGTGCATTTCTGTACTCCTCTCTCTTACCGTGTTCCTCCTTGTAATTACGGAAACCATCCCATCGACCTCACTTGTGATCCCTCTGATTGGCGAGTACCTTCTCTTCACCATGATTTTCGTCACCCTTTCCATCGTCATCACTGTCTTTGTATTGAATGTGCACTATCGCACTCCTATGACCCACACCATGCCCAGCTGGGTCCGTACTGTCTTCCTCCGGGCTTTACCTCGTATCATGCTTATGCGTCGTCCTCTTGACCTGTCAGAGTCTTCTGGAAAAGGAGGACTAGAGAGTGGGGGCTCGTCTGGGAGTGGAGCAGGAAGAGGAGGGGAGGGAAAGAAGATAAAAAATAGTGGATCACAGCAGGGAGCAATGAACTCTTTGGAGTTTGGAGAGGGAAAGGCAGCACTGGAGGGAAAGAAAGGGGGATGCCCATGTCACCCGATGAAAGAAGCACCCGAGGGAGATTGTGGGAAAGCCAGCCGTCAGTTAAGTCCGCAGGCAATCAACACGGTTGTGGCTTTCTCGGTTGTGTCACCAGAGATCAAACAGGCCATTGAGAGTGTGAAGTACATTGCTGAGAACATGAGGAGCCGCAACAAAGCCAAAGAG GTGGAGGATGATTGGAAGTATGTTGCCATGGTGATTGACCGCATCTTCCTGTGGGTCTTTGTGCTGGTGTGTGTGCTGGGAACATTGGGGCTCTTCCTGCAACCTCTCATTGGCTTCCTCTCATAA